The genomic segment TTGAATTAATAAAGCAAGCTGTTTTTTCTCCATTTCATATTTTTCATTTGATTGCAGAATGATAACCAGATAACCTCTTTTTTCGGCTTCTTCTAAAATGCCGTTTAAAACACTCGAAAAAAAGTGATGAACCGTCGCGGGAATAATAACACCAATTGTTTTGGTTTCATTAGTTCTTAAATTAACCGCAACAGAATTTGGCATATAGTTCATCGATTCGGCCATTTCGATAACTTTGGCGCGCGTCGATTTACTAATGTCTGTATATCCTTTTAATGCCTTTGAAACCGTTGTAACCGATATTCCCAAGGCCGAGGCTATATCTATTAATTTTGTATCATTCATGAAATAAATGTAGTAAAAAATAAATTTCATTGAGAAAAAATATGTTTCCGAAAACGTTTTAGGTGATTTCGAAAACGTTTTCGATTTAGAATTGCTAAATTGTGTTTAATTAGTGTTTTAAGTTTACAGTATAAATGAAAAATTTACTAACTAAACCAAAAAATCATGAAACAGAAACATTCTTATTTAGGTATATTATTTTTGATAATATGCTTAATTACTGTTCAAAATAAGGTATTTGCCCAGGCAAAAAACACCGTTTCCGGAAAAGTTTTAGACGAAACCGGACAATCAATTCCCGGAGCTAATGTATCTTTAAAAGACACTGGAAAAAATACGATAACAGATGAAAACGGACGTTACGTTTTTACAGATGTTATTGCCGGAAATTATATTGTAGAAGCGACAAATGTGGGCTACAAAACGTATAGCAAAGAAATTTCAGTAAAAGAAGGAGAATCTGTAGTTACAGATTTACTTTTAGAAACCGAATCTCAAAGTTTAAAAGAAGTTGTAGTAACAGGTTCATCTGCCCCAAGATCAAAATTAGAATCGAGCGTTGCCATTACCACAATGGGAGCAAAAGCAATCGAAGACAGAGCGCCATCGAGCACGGCGGCTTTATTACAGACAATTCCGGGATTTGTGGTTGAAGCATCTGGAGGAGAAATTGGAAACAACCTTTTTGCAAGAGGAATTCCATCAGCAGGAGCGTATGAATATGTACAGATTCAGGAAGACGGATTACCGGTTTTTGAAGATGGAGCTTTACAATTTGCCAACGCAGATACATTTTACAGACTTGATGAAACAGTAAGTAAAATGGAAGCTGTTCGTGGAGGTTCTGCGTCAATTTTTGCAAACAATGCTCCGGGTGGAATTATCAACTTCATTACGAAAACGGGTCAGAATGATTTTCAGGGAAGAGCAAAATTCACGACTTCAGATTACGGAATGTTCAGAACCGATCTTAATTTATCTGGCGCTTTAGTTCAGGATAAATTATTCTTTAATGTCGGCGGATTCTACAGAACTGATAATGGAGTAAGAAATACGGGTTTTACGGCTAATAAAGGCGGACAAATAAAAGGAAATCTTACCTATAAATTTGACGACAACGATTATTTAAGAGTTAACTTCAAACATCTTGACGACAGAAATACATTCTATTTGCCAATTCCATTAAAAAGCAACAACGGAAAAGTAGAAGGAATTCCGGGCTTTAATCCAAATTACGGAACTTTGACTTCTGTTAATTTCAGTCATTTAAATGTTCCTCAATACGGCGGCGGAACTTTTAGCGCAGATTTAGAAGATGGTTCTCATCCAATTATCAACTCAATTGGAGCAGAATTCAAAAAGAAAATTTCTGAAAAAGTTACTTTCAAAAATGCTTTCAAACAAACTAGCATCGATTTAAATTACAATGCTATTTTCCCAAATGGCGGACCTTGGACACAAGAGGCGTATGCAACAGGAGTTCAAAACACAACAGCAAGTAATTTGACTTACAGTTATGTAGATAACGGACAAACGCTGGATCCAAACGCTTTGATTATGAGAGCAGATCTTTGGCACATCGAGAAAAAGATGAACAACTTTGCGAACAATTTCTCTTTTTCTTTTGATTTAGATCCTGTGAAATTAACAGCTGGTTATTACTATTCTAACTGGAAATCAAATCAATACTGGAACTGGAATTCCTATTTAGTAAGCGTTTCAGATAATCCGAGATTATTAAATGTAAAAGATAATACAACCGGAGTTGATCATACCTGGAATGGTATCGAAAGAATTACATGGCTGGAAAGAGATGCACAGACAAAAGGACTTTTGAATGATATTTATGCTGATGCTGAAATTAAAGCTACAGATAATTTAACCTTCAACGCAGGTTTAAGATATAATAAAGATAAATATTCCGGATACAGAGACAATGCTAGATTTTTTGCAGAAAACTTAGGAGTTTTAGACAACAATACGGCTGACGACGCGGTAACAACGGTAAAAGGAAATCCGTATACATACTGGAGATATGATGTAAGCGAATGGTCATACACTGCGGCTGGAAACTACAAATTCAACGATAATATGGCTTCATACGTTCGCTACAGCCACGGTTTTAGATCTCCAATTGAAGAATCATTTTATGATAATGCTGCCAATTTAAGCAAGCTGGAAAATACAGAAGTAAATCAGTTTGAGTTGGGTTATAAATATTCAAGTTCTTTCTTCTCAGTAAATGCGAATTTATTTCACATGAACTTGAAAAATGTTGCTTTCACAGATATTTTATCTGATGGATCTTCAGAAAACAAATTTGCCGACGTAAACAATATTGGTCTTGAAGTGGAAACGAATGCAAGATATAAATTTGCAAAACTGAACTTTACATTCACAGTTCAAAAACCAGAATACGACAATTTTACCGGAACAAATGCCGATGGTTCTACTTTTGATTTTAACGGAAATACAGCGCGAAGAATCCCTAAATTTTTCTGTAACCTAAGACCAGAAGTTGATATTACAAAAGATTTTACAGCTTATGTTCAGTTTTCTTATTATGATAAAAAATTCACAAATCAGGATAACAAACAAGTTTTACCGGCTTACAAAGAAGTTGGAGCAGGGTTAAATTATACGTATAATAACCTTCGTTTTGCAGTCGATGCTTCGAATTTATTCAACGAAATTGGTTTAACAGAAGGAGATCCAAGACAAACAACATCTGCAGCAAGCGATGTGTTTATGGCAAGACCTATTTTAGGACGCGCGTTTAGATTTTCTGTAGCGATTAATTTCTAAATTTATATATACGGTATCGTAGAGACGCACTGCTGTGCGTCTCCGCACCGTAACCACAACGTATTACGTGCCAAAAAATACAAAATACAAATGAAAAACATAGGAATTAAAATCTCACTTTACCTCAATTATTTTGTCTTCGCCATTTTATTAAACAGCGTAGGAATAGTGATTTTAAAATCACAGAAAAATTACGGAGTCGATGAAGTTCAGGCGAGTATTTTAGAAGCCTTTAAAGACATGCCAATTGCTATTGTATCCTTTTTTATAGCCTCTTTTTTGCCCCGAATTGGCTATAGAAAAGCCATGTTAATAGGATTGAGTTTAGTGACTTTGGCCTGTATTTCTATGTATTTTGGAAACTCGTTTGACAGTGCCAAAATTCTTTTTGCAACCGTTGGAGTTTCATTTGCTTTGATAAAAGTTTCTGTTTATTCCTTAATAGGAACGGTAACCGAAACCAAAAAAGAACACAACGCCTTAATGAGCAGTATTGAAGGATTTTTTATGGTAGGAATTGCGCTGGCCTATTTTTTATTTCCGGCGTTTAATAATGAAAATGATCCCAATTCATGGCTAAATGTATATTGGTTATTAGCCGGATTATCATTTTTGTCATTTCTGTTTTTACTTTTTATAAAATTTGAAGAAACCGAAGCTGCAGCAGGAGCAAACCTAAAAGATGATTTCCTGCAGATGTTCAAATTGATGGCAAAACTGCTGACCGTTATTTTTGTAATCAGCGTGTTTTTATTTGTAATGATCGAGCAGGGAATACTTTCGTGGCTGCCAACATTTAATACAAAAGTGCTTCATCTGCCGGAAAATATCAGCATAATGATGGCCAGTATTTTAGCAGTTTCACTAGCAATCGGAAGATTGATTGCCGGAATTGTAACCAAAAAAGTAAACTGGATTTGGGTGTTGACTTTTTGCATTATTTCCGCTATGCTTTTGGTAACATTTGTACTTCCAAAAACAGTTGGATTAGAAGTAAAAAACATCGAGACACTTTCAGATATTCCGTTAATTGGTTTCGCATTTCCTTTAATTGGATTGTTTATTGCACCTATTTATCCGTTGTTAAATTCGATTGTATTAAGCGCTTTACCAAAGAATCTGCAAAGTTCAATGACCGGATTAATCGTGATTTTTTCTGCACTTGGCGGAACATTAGGATCCAGAATAACAGGCTGGCTTTTTAAAAACGAAGGACCTGAAAAAGCTTTTTATTTCACCTTAATTCCGATGACTTTGTTACTGATCTCCTTTTTTATTCTTAAAAAAATAACTGCAAAAGATGAAATTTAGACTACATATAACCCAAACCATCGAAAAATTATTGGCTCAGGAAGATACTGACGGTGATAAAAAAATTACGATTGATGACAACGGTCCCAAAAACTTTTTGCTGTACGATTTGGATGGAAATCCGGTAGAAATTAAAGGAACGTATCAGCTTTCAAATCTATTGCAGGAATTGGCTTTGGCTAAAAAAAACAATACAGAATTTGCAGAAATTGATTTGAATGAAATTACCGAAGATCCTGTAAAACGCATCTCAAGAAAAATAAAAGATTTATACTGGAATGGACTTACACGAACAATTGACGCAACAGGCGTAAAGAAAATTCTGGAAGACGATAAAATCGAAAATGAATTTGCCTATTTATATGTGCCTTTTGGAGACGAAATTGTTTTTGATTATTTCAAAAAATTAGAAGCTACAACGCCAAAATTAAAAGTGTTGCAATTGCCGAAAAATATTACTCCTGAATATGTTTTATCGCTGAACAAAAAACCGGGAATTTTGGCTTTGGCACTTCAAATAAAAAACAATGAAATTTCGGGCGTTCCGTTTGTCGTTCCCGGCGGAAGATTCAACGAAATGTACGGCTGGGACAGTTATTTTATTGCCAAAGGACTTTTGATTGATGATAAAATTGACCTTGCTTTGGGCATTGCCGAAAACTTCAAATATCAAATAGATCATTACGGAAAAATTTTAAATGCCAACCGCAGTTATTACTTAACCCGAACGCAGCCGCCGCTTTATACATCTTTAATTATGGATGTTTTAGAAAAGTCAAATCCGGATATTTTTTGGATTGAAAGACATTTAAAAACTGCCATAAAAGAATATTTAACGGTTTGGATGGAAGAAGGAAAAAGACTTACTGCAAATGGTTTAAATCGTTATAAAGCAGAAGGAATCGGACTTCCGTTTGAGGTTGAAGAAGGACATTTTGATGATATTCTGGAACAATACGCGCCAAAATATAATCTCTCAACCCGTGAATTTGAAAAGAAATATCTCGAAAGAGAAATCGTTGATCCTGAGCTTGATAAGTATTTTACGCACGACCGAAGCATGCGTGAAAGCGGACACGATACAACTCATAGATTGGTTGGAGTTTGTGCTAATTTGAATACCGTTGCAATTAATAGTTTGCTTTATAAATACGAAACAGATATTGCTTTTTTGATTCAAAAATACTTTAAAAATGAATTTCAGTATTTTGAGGATAAATCTTTTTCAAGTGAATATTGGCAGCAAAAAGCTTCTTCAAGAAAAGAAAAAATAAACAAATTGTTATGGAATCAAGAAAAGGGAATTTATTTCGATTATGATTTTGTAAACGAAAAACAGCATGTTTTTGATGCTGCGACAACTTTTTATCCGCTTTGGGCAAAAATAAGTACGCCCGAACAAGCCGATATTTTGATTAAAAAAACACTTTCAAAATTTAAAATGAAAGGCGGAATTTCTGGAAGTACCAAAGAATCTATCGCCGGTTTTGATGATAATTCGCCAACAAGACAATGGGATTATCCATTTGGCTGGGCGCCGCATCAAATGCTTTTATGGGAAGGTTTGCTGAATTATAATTTTAACGAAGAAGCACAGGAAATGGTGTATCGCTGGCTTTGGCTGATTACCAGAAACGCGGTTGATTATAATGGAACAATTCCCGAAAAGTTTGATTTATCGATAAGCTCCCACAAAATCTTCGCAGAATACGGAAACGTAGGAACGGAGTTTAATTACATAACCGAAGAAGGTTTTGGATGGATGAACGCTTCATATCAATTCGGTTTGACGATTTTAGAAGAGGATTTAAAACAAAAATTATCAGATTTAGTTGATCCTGATGAACTTTTTTAATACCCGTAAACGATAAACCCGACAGGTTTTTAAAACCTGTCGGGTTTTCTATGTGTAAGTAATGCCACAGATTAAAAAGATTTCAAGGATTAAATCTGTGAAAATCTTTTTAATCTGTGGCAAAAAAACTAAACTTTTCTGCCCATTAAATTCTCTCCAAAAGTTCTCAGAATAGTTTTCTTTTCAGCATTAATGTCTAATTTTTCTAAAGTTTCAAAAGCTTTAAAAGTATACATTTCGATCGCTTCCTGAGTAGCTTTTGAAGCTCCTGATTCGTTAAAAATAGCTTTTGCAGTTTCTATTTTTTCTGAATTATCTTCTAATTGTAAGCTGAATAATTTTTGTAATTTTGAAGCTTTTTCTTCAGATGAAAATTCTAAAGCTTTTAAGTATAAATAGGTTTTTTTGTTTTCGATGATATCACCGCCAACTTGTTTTCCAAAAGTTTCCGGATCACCAAAAGCATCCAAAAAGTCATCTTGTAATTGAAAAGCCAAACCTAAATTTAATCCGAAATCATAAATTAAATCAGCTTCTTTTTCAGAAGTTTTGGCCACAATTGCACCCATTTTCATGGCTGCAGCAACTAAAACAGCTGTTTTATATTCTATCATTTTCAGATATTCAGGAATTGTAACATCTTTTCGGGTTTCAAAATCAACATCCCATTGCTGTCCTTCACAAACTTCAAGCGCTGTTTTGCTGAAAAGTTTCGCAAGATCTCTAAAAACTTCGGGTTCATATTGCTCAAAATATTGATACGCAAGAATTAACATGGTATCGCCAGAAAGAATTCCGGTGTTTAAATTCCATTTTTCATGAACCGTAACTTGTCCTCTTCGCAAAGGCGCATCATCCATAATATCATCATGAACAAGAGAGAAATTATGAAAAACTTCAACCGCCATTGCTGCCGGAAGCGCCACTTTATAATCAGTATCAAAAACCTCTGCGGCCATTAAAGTAAGTACTGGACGCATACGTTTTCCGCCAAGTCCTAAAATGTATTCAATAGGTTCGTAAAGATTTACGGGTTCTTTATGGATGTCTTGTTTACTTAAATATTCAATAAAAAAATCCTGGTACTGACTTATATTGTGCATAAAATGAAATTCTGATTTACGAGCTTCAAAGATACAATTCAAATATGAATTATTTCTTTCCTAAAATTTTAAAAAGAGAGTTTCCATTCAAAATAACCCTCAAAAGCGTTAATTCTTAGGGTTTTAAAATTATTTCAAAAAAAACACGGAAACTTTTTTGGTGTTTAGAGTTTCCTGTATATATTTGCAGCATTAAATGGAAACTGACAACACTATAAAAGTTTCCGTATAGAGTTTTAAATAAATATAAACTCATTAAATCAGATAGTTATGAAAACAACATGGACCTTAGATTCTACACAATCAGATGTTTTAATTAAAATGAGACATTCAAAAATTGCTTATTTAGGAGGAGCTACAAATAAATTTGGCGGTTATGTGAGTCTTGAAGATAATGAAATTGAAGATGCATCGGTAGAGTTTTCACTTGATATTAATAATAAAAACGAAAGTTTCCAGAAGGTAGATTCCTATTTACAGCTTCAGGATTTTTTTGATGCGGATGAACATCCAATCATCAGCTTTAAATCGACTTCATTTCAAAAAGTAAACAACAACATAAATTTCATTAAAGGAGATTTAACCATAAAAGATGTAACCAAAGTGGTTGAACTTGATGCAGAATTTATTGGTGTGAATACTTATAACGGACAAAAGAAAGTAGCTTTTGAAATTAAAGGCGACATTAAACGTCAGGATTTCGGTTTAGATTATAATTCTTTTCAGCACAATGGAGGTTTAGCTCTTGGAAAAGATATTAAGCTGATCGCAAATTTAGAATTCAGCATATAAATCTTATATATTGAATAAATTAATGTAAAATTATTACAAAAACAACGGAAACTATTTTTTAAATTTTAGTTTCCTATTTATATTTGTAATACAATTGGGAAAATCAAAATGAAAGAGAAAATAATATCAAAAGCAAGCGAACTTTTTTTAAAGCTTGGTTTTAAGAGTGTTACGATGGATGACATTGCTGGAGAAATGTGTATTTCAAAAAAAACGATTTACAAGTATTTCTGCAATAAGGAAGTTTTAATCGAAGAAAGCACTTCAATGGTTCATAAACAAGTTCACGAAATTATGGACACCATTATTGCAAAGAATTATAATGCGATTCATGAAAACTTTGAGATTAGAGAAATGTTTCGTGATATGTTTAAAAACAACATTGATACTTCTCCAATTTACCAGTTGAAAAAACATTATCCTGAGATTTACCAAAATATACTATCCATCGAAATTGAGCAGTGTACGCAATGTTTTAGAGATAATATCGAAAAAGGAATTCGCGAAGGATTATACAGAAGCGAACTAAATGTTGAGGTTTATGTGAAGTTTTACTACACCTTAATTTTTCATATTAACGAAAATACAGTTTCTGAAAGTGAAGCACAAAGAATAGAATTAGAAGCATTAGAATATCATACCCGGGCTATGGCAACAGAAAAAGGAATAGCCGAGCTTGAAAAACAACTTAAAAAAGTAAAATCATAATCATCATCAATAAATAATATTTAACTACATATGAAAAGAATAGTTCTTATATTTTTGTGCACAATTGGCCTTTCGGTCAACGCACAGGTAACTACCTTAACTTTAAAAGACGCAGTTAATTATGCGCTTCAAAATAAAGCCGATGCTAAAAAAGCAAAGCTTCAGGTTGAAAATAGCGAGTATCAAATTCAGGAAGTGCGTTCGAGAGCTTTGCCGCAAATTAGTGCAAACGGAAACTTAACTTATAATCCGATAATTCAAACAACAGTTATTGACGGAGCAGGATTTGGTGCACCGGGAACTACAATTCAGGCAGCATTTGGTCAAAAATGGACTTCAACTGCGGGACTTTCTTTAACACAGGCTTTGTTTGATCAATCTGTTTTTACAGGATTAAAAGCAGCCAGAACAACACGTGAGTTTTACCAAATCAACGATCAGTTAACAGAAGAACAAGTTATTGAAAGAGTTGCAAATAACTACTATTCAGTTTATGTACAAAAAGAAAGACTAACTTTATTAGACAGCAATTACGTAAACACAACAAAAGTTCGTGATATCGTAAAAGGTCAGTTTGATAATGGTTTGGCTAAAAAAATAGACTTAGATCGTATTGTTGTAAAAATGTCAAACATTGACACTGAACGTCAGCAGATTAAAAATCAAATTACACTACAGGAAAATGCTTTGAAGTTTTATATGGGAATGCCGATCGAATCTCAAATCGATATGCCAAAAGAAGAATTTGAAGTTGTTCCGGCAGCCTTAACGCAAGAACCAAATATTGAAAACAGAACAGAATACAAACTTTTGAAAAAACAAGAGGAGCTTTTAGTTTTCAATAAAAAAGCGGCAGAAGCAGCCTATTATCCAACTCTTTCTTTAACTGCAGGATACAATTATATTGGTCAGGGTCCTGAATTTCCTTGGTTTGCAAAACCAAAAGATGGAGTTTACTGGTCAGATTTCTCTGCAATTGGATTAAACTTACACGTACCAATCTTTACAGGTTTTGGAACTCGTGCAAAAGTAAGACAGGCAGATGTACAAATCAGATCGCTTCAGGAAGACATAAAAGACACAAAACTTTCTCTTGATTTAGATTATAGAAATGCAATGGCGCAAATCGAAAACAATCTTGTTACGATCGAAAATCAAAAAGAAAATATGCGTTTGGCAACTGAAATTTTAAGCAACACCAAAAACAATTACCTTCAGGGATTAGCATCTTTAACCGATTTATTAGATGCTGAAAATGCATCACTTGAAGCTCAAAATAATTATACAAGAGCAGTTTTAAATTATAAAATTGCCGAAATATCTCTAATCAAATCAAAAGGCGAACTTAAATCTCTTATTAAATAACTAATTACAATGAAGAAAACTATTATAACAATCGTAATCATAATTGCATCTTTGGGTGTAATTGGATATGTCTTAAATAATAATAAGAAAAAGAACAAGGAGAAAACAGATATCGTAGCTGAAAAAAATGCGGCGGTTTCAGTAAAAATATCTCCGGTAAAAACAGAAGAAGTTTCATTAGATTTCGTTGCAAACGGAAACTTTCAGCCAATTCAGGAGTTAACTTTCTCTGCAGAAAAATCTGGAAAAGTGATCAGCGTTTTAGCTAAAGAAGGGGACTATGTAAG from the Flavobacterium sp. genome contains:
- a CDS encoding trehalase family glycosidase, with the protein product MKFRLHITQTIEKLLAQEDTDGDKKITIDDNGPKNFLLYDLDGNPVEIKGTYQLSNLLQELALAKKNNTEFAEIDLNEITEDPVKRISRKIKDLYWNGLTRTIDATGVKKILEDDKIENEFAYLYVPFGDEIVFDYFKKLEATTPKLKVLQLPKNITPEYVLSLNKKPGILALALQIKNNEISGVPFVVPGGRFNEMYGWDSYFIAKGLLIDDKIDLALGIAENFKYQIDHYGKILNANRSYYLTRTQPPLYTSLIMDVLEKSNPDIFWIERHLKTAIKEYLTVWMEEGKRLTANGLNRYKAEGIGLPFEVEEGHFDDILEQYAPKYNLSTREFEKKYLEREIVDPELDKYFTHDRSMRESGHDTTHRLVGVCANLNTVAINSLLYKYETDIAFLIQKYFKNEFQYFEDKSFSSEYWQQKASSRKEKINKLLWNQEKGIYFDYDFVNEKQHVFDAATTFYPLWAKISTPEQADILIKKTLSKFKMKGGISGSTKESIAGFDDNSPTRQWDYPFGWAPHQMLLWEGLLNYNFNEEAQEMVYRWLWLITRNAVDYNGTIPEKFDLSISSHKIFAEYGNVGTEFNYITEEGFGWMNASYQFGLTILEEDLKQKLSDLVDPDELF
- a CDS encoding TetR/AcrR family transcriptional regulator, whose amino-acid sequence is MKEKIISKASELFLKLGFKSVTMDDIAGEMCISKKTIYKYFCNKEVLIEESTSMVHKQVHEIMDTIIAKNYNAIHENFEIREMFRDMFKNNIDTSPIYQLKKHYPEIYQNILSIEIEQCTQCFRDNIEKGIREGLYRSELNVEVYVKFYYTLIFHINENTVSESEAQRIELEALEYHTRAMATEKGIAELEKQLKKVKS
- a CDS encoding polyprenyl synthetase family protein gives rise to the protein MHNISQYQDFFIEYLSKQDIHKEPVNLYEPIEYILGLGGKRMRPVLTLMAAEVFDTDYKVALPAAMAVEVFHNFSLVHDDIMDDAPLRRGQVTVHEKWNLNTGILSGDTMLILAYQYFEQYEPEVFRDLAKLFSKTALEVCEGQQWDVDFETRKDVTIPEYLKMIEYKTAVLVAAAMKMGAIVAKTSEKEADLIYDFGLNLGLAFQLQDDFLDAFGDPETFGKQVGGDIIENKKTYLYLKALEFSSEEKASKLQKLFSLQLEDNSEKIETAKAIFNESGASKATQEAIEMYTFKAFETLEKLDINAEKKTILRTFGENLMGRKV
- a CDS encoding TolC family protein, which encodes MKRIVLIFLCTIGLSVNAQVTTLTLKDAVNYALQNKADAKKAKLQVENSEYQIQEVRSRALPQISANGNLTYNPIIQTTVIDGAGFGAPGTTIQAAFGQKWTSTAGLSLTQALFDQSVFTGLKAARTTREFYQINDQLTEEQVIERVANNYYSVYVQKERLTLLDSNYVNTTKVRDIVKGQFDNGLAKKIDLDRIVVKMSNIDTERQQIKNQITLQENALKFYMGMPIESQIDMPKEEFEVVPAALTQEPNIENRTEYKLLKKQEELLVFNKKAAEAAYYPTLSLTAGYNYIGQGPEFPWFAKPKDGVYWSDFSAIGLNLHVPIFTGFGTRAKVRQADVQIRSLQEDIKDTKLSLDLDYRNAMAQIENNLVTIENQKENMRLATEILSNTKNNYLQGLASLTDLLDAENASLEAQNNYTRAVLNYKIAEISLIKSKGELKSLIK
- a CDS encoding YceI family protein, with protein sequence MKTTWTLDSTQSDVLIKMRHSKIAYLGGATNKFGGYVSLEDNEIEDASVEFSLDINNKNESFQKVDSYLQLQDFFDADEHPIISFKSTSFQKVNNNINFIKGDLTIKDVTKVVELDAEFIGVNTYNGQKKVAFEIKGDIKRQDFGLDYNSFQHNGGLALGKDIKLIANLEFSI
- a CDS encoding MFS transporter, which gives rise to MKNIGIKISLYLNYFVFAILLNSVGIVILKSQKNYGVDEVQASILEAFKDMPIAIVSFFIASFLPRIGYRKAMLIGLSLVTLACISMYFGNSFDSAKILFATVGVSFALIKVSVYSLIGTVTETKKEHNALMSSIEGFFMVGIALAYFLFPAFNNENDPNSWLNVYWLLAGLSFLSFLFLLFIKFEETEAAAGANLKDDFLQMFKLMAKLLTVIFVISVFLFVMIEQGILSWLPTFNTKVLHLPENISIMMASILAVSLAIGRLIAGIVTKKVNWIWVLTFCIISAMLLVTFVLPKTVGLEVKNIETLSDIPLIGFAFPLIGLFIAPIYPLLNSIVLSALPKNLQSSMTGLIVIFSALGGTLGSRITGWLFKNEGPEKAFYFTLIPMTLLLISFFILKKITAKDEI
- a CDS encoding TonB-dependent receptor produces the protein MKQKHSYLGILFLIICLITVQNKVFAQAKNTVSGKVLDETGQSIPGANVSLKDTGKNTITDENGRYVFTDVIAGNYIVEATNVGYKTYSKEISVKEGESVVTDLLLETESQSLKEVVVTGSSAPRSKLESSVAITTMGAKAIEDRAPSSTAALLQTIPGFVVEASGGEIGNNLFARGIPSAGAYEYVQIQEDGLPVFEDGALQFANADTFYRLDETVSKMEAVRGGSASIFANNAPGGIINFITKTGQNDFQGRAKFTTSDYGMFRTDLNLSGALVQDKLFFNVGGFYRTDNGVRNTGFTANKGGQIKGNLTYKFDDNDYLRVNFKHLDDRNTFYLPIPLKSNNGKVEGIPGFNPNYGTLTSVNFSHLNVPQYGGGTFSADLEDGSHPIINSIGAEFKKKISEKVTFKNAFKQTSIDLNYNAIFPNGGPWTQEAYATGVQNTTASNLTYSYVDNGQTLDPNALIMRADLWHIEKKMNNFANNFSFSFDLDPVKLTAGYYYSNWKSNQYWNWNSYLVSVSDNPRLLNVKDNTTGVDHTWNGIERITWLERDAQTKGLLNDIYADAEIKATDNLTFNAGLRYNKDKYSGYRDNARFFAENLGVLDNNTADDAVTTVKGNPYTYWRYDVSEWSYTAAGNYKFNDNMASYVRYSHGFRSPIEESFYDNAANLSKLENTEVNQFELGYKYSSSFFSVNANLFHMNLKNVAFTDILSDGSSENKFADVNNIGLEVETNARYKFAKLNFTFTVQKPEYDNFTGTNADGSTFDFNGNTARRIPKFFCNLRPEVDITKDFTAYVQFSYYDKKFTNQDNKQVLPAYKEVGAGLNYTYNNLRFAVDASNLFNEIGLTEGDPRQTTSAASDVFMARPILGRAFRFSVAINF